The following is a genomic window from Octopus sinensis linkage group LG20, ASM634580v1, whole genome shotgun sequence.
agatggtctTTCGCCACCCTCAACCAAAAGACACGAAGAACTATGGAAGAAGGCGAATAAGTACCGGGCgtgggggaaagaagagagaactaacaGTCGATCTTTCTAGAACTCCCAGAATAAAAACGTAAACACTTAAAAGACTTTCCCTCTTTTCGTTACGAAatgtctttccctcttcttcattgCTAAAAGTAAAGAAGCTGGAAAATATCGATCGTATTTCAGTCTAATTTTCATTGTaaatttcctttctctgtctctatcgcttcactctttttctctatggttaagagagtgaaggcacgtggcttagtggttaggagtatTCGGGCCACGATCGTAAAATCACGAGTGCGATTCCCTGCAGCGTGCTGGGTTTTTGAGCGAGGTACTCTACTTcaccttgctgcagtccactcagctagtcAAAATGAGTTGTAGGTAGTTGTAATTCAAAGGAGCCAaccttgtcccattctgtgtgaggctgaatctccccgagaactgacTTTTGGTAtgcttgtctgtggagtactcagccacttgcgcgttaattttacgagcagactGTTCGTTAATCAAATAAACAGGaacctcgtcgttgtaaccgacggagtgccattttttaagtgaaagaaaaggagaggttCCATATGGTAAGGCAAAAATGTCTTGTGTTTAGTATAAGTAGTGAAAGCTAAGATGAAGTAATTGTATTTGCCCTCGACTCAAGCTCAGTTTGATAATAACAGCCTGCACAACGGTGGTGAAAGTGGCACACAAGTTTGCCTACCTGGGTAGTACACTTAGCCATTCTTATTCTTTTGATGATGCAATAATTTTAAGGCTTTAGATGGCATCTGACTCCATCAGGAACCAGTTGCCTCGTCTCGTGTCAGGTCCCAACATGACACTAAAGagcaaacaaaaattgctatgtaccgtgcatgtgtactgacGTCGCTTCTTAACTAATTTGAAACACGGACCTTTCACAGGCCGCAAGGGCCCTTGAATATTTCCATCAGAGACATCTAAGACACATTCTGAATTTTGACTGGTTTTTGCAGGCTTCAGACACAACTGTCTTGAGGGAAGCCAACATTCTGACCATTGAGACAATGGTGCACCTAACAGGTTCTGGACAATTTAAAAAATAGTGCGCATAAACCACTTCGAATAGTCTTCCAAAGCTTCGGTGTAGCTGATGGAAGGCATAAAAAGCCGTATCTATATGAAAAGAATAGAACAGATGCTATTCCAAGTGTATAATTGCGATATTGCTTATCAGTTAAAAAACGGTTTAAGAAACGGAAACAGAATGCGTTCTTATAGGAAAATCACTCGCTAAGTGACACTCATCACAATTCCGTCCTACTGGGaactctgtatgtgtgagtgtgtgctcgcgcgttgtgtaaatacgtatatatacgtatatatatatgtatatatatgtatatatatatgtatatatatattatatatatatatatatatatatatatacgtatatatatgtatatatatatgtatatgtatatatgtatatatatgtatgtatgtatatatatatatatatatatatatatatatatatatatatagcgagaattcacaaaaaacaaaagacgaaggtaatgtagacaacaaacagatatataagtttaacgctcgagaagtgaaaaagtctttaacgtttcgagcctatgctcttccacaaaaaggaacacagaaagaaacagggagagaaaataacgtgttgtatatatatatacatattcatttaaagATTTAGGAGAAAAttgagaggtaattaataaaattattaattaattatgaaatatgaCAATATCtctaacagctgtttcgattcaagaatctttagataattaatatatataattaaaatctttataagattaATCTCTTCATAGATAGTAAAGATATAccgattagaaatatatatatatatatatatatactgaaatattgAGATAAGTTTCGGCCAGAATTGCTCCAGGACATTACTAACTTAATAACAACATCTAGAAAAAACATTTAATGATTCTTCATCATGCAGTTATTCTTAGGTCGATATATCCAATTTGAttaaagagttattgtttgcTAAGATATATCCAGGTATAGGTGgtttatataaaatttgttgGAGATAATCATCCAAGAACCGTTTGAGTGTTGTAAGATCCTTTTCTTTCCTAATCTGTCTTGGCATGAAGCCAAAGAGAGCTGAGCCATTTGTGGTGAACTAGTTCTCTCATAGTGTTCTCTCATAGTGTAATGCGAGCATGATTTTTGTAGAGGATGGATGGCATAAGGACTAACCCTTGGGTGAATTTTAATGTTGATGctaacatcatttgggcaatgccgttggaatattttgtatatcatacaaataatatAGCATTCGCGGTGGAGTTGGAGGGAATAAAGTTTGAACTTCTCGAGCTTATCCCAAAACCAAGATCTGTCATGTCGTCTATTTTTTTTCGTGGCGAGGGGAGGTGGTATTGATATCTTTTATGAGATTTTGTTTtatgtagggagaccacagtggacagtaGTATTCAAGTTGAGGCCGAGTGAAGGTAGAGAAGAGAAGGATTATGGTAGGAGCACCGCTAAATTGGAAACTCCCTAGAATCCAAGAGTTTGCCCTGTGAGCACGCCAACTTTGCTGTTATATAGGCATTCCAACTCAAATTTTTATCGACAGTTACTCCGAGGTCCCTAGCGATAGCTGAAGCCACGAGGTTTCTGCCCGAGGTTAGAATGTATGGTAGCTTTAAGTGCCGCCTCTTTACCGAAGTTGATCAATTCAATCTCTTCTCGCTTAGATGCATTTTGTGCTTTCACATCCATTAGATTAATGGTTCCCAACCCTtctatttaaatgagttttctcacGTTAATATGCTTATCtttatgaaaagatatatatgtgagtgtgtgtgtgtgtgtgtgtgtgtgtattatcaatattaataaagggtaaaattaattaattaactagtaattaataattccaccaaatagtattcggcatgttaaaaggaccattttcggtaaacttaaacattattttttataattatgagtataattataattagggttcagcaaaaaattttgtTTCACCAACATAcagaactttagaaatagcagctaaagaacttagctatttcttctactataagaagaaactCCCAGAACAACATATACTCAAAACAACCCACGTAGGCATAGAGGAAAAAACAACGAAAATTCACTCGGCATTTAATCACCTGTGGACGCGTTTCTgagttagatagatatgaagGTGCAAAAATCACACCTTCATTCTAACATTCTCTTCATGAGCAcaagatttcaaaattttaaatttgagagcgcTGAAAAAATTGAACATACCTATCTAATTCAAGTGACATCAGACAAACTATATACAACGACCAGTACCAACGAATTCAAAACATACGAATGAGGTCTCGTATTCTCCCTCACCCACCCACGTGTGTTGTCGAGTGAAAAATTCTACAGAAAAGActgtagtttattatcagggagataattatattatcaataataataatgggtaaaattaattaattaattaattagtaattaagaattccaccaagtagtagtcggcatgttaaaaggaccattttcggtaaacttaaacattactttttataattatgagtataataataattgaatcagataggtatgttcaattttttcagcgctctcaaatttaaaattttgaaatcttgTGCTCATGAAGAGAATGTTAGAATGAAGGTGTGATTTTTGCACcttcatatctatctaactcAGAAACGCGTCCACAGGTGATCAAATGCCGAGTGAATTTTCGTTGTTTTTTCCTCTATGCCTACGTGGGTTGTTTTGAGTATATGTTGTTCTGGGagtttcttcttatagtagaagaaatagctaagttctttagctgctatttctaaagttcggtatgttggtgaaacaaaattttttgctgaccctaattataattatactcataattataaaaaaataatatatatataacggtggtgcatcagcatggccgcaactctgagctgaaactagaaaagaaaaaaaaaaaaaaaaaaaatatatatatatatatatatatatatatatatatattgtgtttgtgtgtgtgtgtgtgtatgaaattttgaatttagttcacggacccctAGTACCAACTTTGCGGactccaggttgggaaccactgcattAGATAATAGCGAGCAGATACAATTGGAGATTTGTCCGATCTGCTACCCTTTAAACGACCTTCAGAAGCTTAGAGTTATTCACGACAATTCTAATGTTGCTGTTTGATGACGTCAATGATGTCATTGTGGAAACTATGCTGGTTGTTAATAAGTAGGCTGTTACTTTCCAGGAAGCGAATTCCTCGAGATCTCAGCACTCTTTCAAATaatttgatgatatgagaggtgagatACATCAGTAATTCACTGCCACCGATTAGTTTCGCTTTTTGAAAACTGTGATGGAGAATTACTAGCGTCCAGAGAATAGCTAAAAGGAATGCGAGATGTTGTTGGTATTTCTTCAGGACCCTAATGAGAAAGCTGTCAGGGCCCGCAACTgagtattttgtaattttgtttatagCTGCTACGATACTCGGAGCACCAAATGACATATCAGATAGGGTGTGCTAGGAGTTTGTTTCACCGATGCTGCCACGATCAACCATATTGGGGTGGCTGAAATTGGAGCAGAATTGAGAATTGCTTCTGCAAAATCTCGACTATATTTTCTGTACCACTATGCAGGGTTTTCTCTTCTACAATCAGAGGTCCAGCAGATGAGACAGCGACCTTAAAACTCAATCCGAAGAACACTTTAGgatttgagttttattttcttctttgcccACTTCTCTTCTGCAGTTCTTTGACTATCGATGACAATCTTCATGCAGTTCTGAAGATTATGCTAATTTGATTCCAGTAAAGCTATATCTCTCAAGTGCGGGTGTTGCCACTGGCAATATTTTAGCCGGTTCATTTTCGGTCAGTCCTACTGTACGTAGGCTTTTCTGGATCCTTAAGCAAAGTTTATATGAAAAAGGTGGTtggagcggggggggggggtagattgATTTGTGATTGGAGTATAgtgtttcagtcgaacaaattaactcacaaagctttggttggcctggggttatagtagaaaatatgtACCCAAGGTGCCGCGCCGTGGGGCTGAGCCCAAGACCAcagggttgggaagcaaactttttagccACACACCCACgccaaatttgaaatatttcaagtgGTAGAAACAAATAAAGATCCGTTTTTCCATATTGTATTCCTAAATAAATGTGAATACGTCGTGTTACTTTCATTGTATACACGCATTCGCACATCTGcgaatatttatgtgcgtgtgcgcgtgtgtatgtttgtgtgtgtgtgagtacatgtgtttATACGACGAAAATAGAAACCCTTGCGTGTAAGTAGAAATGTTCATAATCAAACAGAAAGCACGAAACACATAACTTTGTTGGatgaatatgttttattattagatAAGAAATTGCATTAACAATATGATCATGTTTCGTTATCCCATCAGATTCATCAAGGTAGTataaagcaaagcaaaaaaaaaaaagaagaaaagaaatgaataacttattcaaactgaaaacaaacagcatctatatatatatatatatcagtcgttCTGTTTATACAAATTAACTGAATGACAGATTAATAAATAGCAGAACGTACTGCCAGATAGCGTAATTTGAAAGAATagaataaatatgatatatgtctgtatgtatgtacatataaattcaAAAAACGGAATAAGAACGTAACGGACGATAATAAAAACACACGGACAGAAAGACGATGCAAAGATGGAAAGGAAAAACCAGGACGGAACATTTGTGCCTTTCTTTTATCAGTCAAGTCTCCAATCATCATTATAGTTTCGGCTtcttacacttgagactgtttaAAATTGGTAGACTCCAAAAATCTAAGTTAAGGGCattaaatttttggaagaaaTCAAGCGAATAAGTGCGacaacacagacaaaaaaaaacagaaaacggaAGAAATGTTACTCGATTACAGatacaaacaagaacaacaacaggtgtctttcgattaATAAGGACAGgttaaattgagctggcgtgtaaaGTGGGAGCATTAAGGCACAAACATTGATGAAAGTCAGGAAACAGGAAAATCAGATGTGGTGCGAGCGGCGGTGAAGCCAAGAAAGAAAATTCATGCTTGGCcgatgtatgtatcttttatcttttgcttcagtcattggacaacaTCCGTACAGCGGCGCCTCCAAATGAATCGACCTCGgtgtttaattttttaaagtttgatacaTATCATTTCGGGTTACTTttatgaaccactaagttacagtggtGAGAGGATGGACGCATAtagtcatacatgcatgcatacatatacatacgacgggtttctttcaatttccgtctaccaaatccgctcacaagtctttggttggttcgggagttatagcagaagatacttgcccaaagagttatgcagtggaactgaacccggtgCCATGTTACAGTTGACTGtacaaaaatggaataaataatattatgcTAATAACAACTGTCACTAAAATAATTTGCAATATAGTTTTCTTTTGCTTCTGCCGTAAACGGAGTTGCTCTTTTTGTCGCAAATATTCTTCACAATCATTTACCATTAATGTCAACATCTGTAGACGACCTTTCAGGGCTGAAATCTTTGATGCCACTAATCGTTCTTTCATAACCTCCATTATTATCCTTTGGCATGCTACAGAGTCGTCTGGGTCATCTTTGGAAAATCGATATCTTTTGGTAGCTTTAGATTTTGTTTCGGGGCAGCACTGTTTCGTTCCACTTTCTTTCACCTGTAATGGAATGAAACCAGGGAGAATTACAACAAATGACAAATAGCAGTAGTCGTTATAGTATTagaaataatgtataaaatatgtatgtatgtatgtatgtatgtatgtatgtatgtatgtatgtatgtatgtatgtatgtatgtatgtatgtacgtatgcatgtatgtatgtatgtatgtatgtatgtatgtatgtatgtatgtatgttgctagTTCCTCGTCAATTATCGCCCAAAAGACCCTTACAATTTTACGCCTTTAACGATAGTACTATTCATCTGCTCCCTTTTTTATTTCCAGTCCCAtaggatattttccttttctttgcgtTACCCATATATTCGGCTCGTATTAGGGACgtattttgtttgtataatttatatttattttactttgtgtgtgtattcacatatctGTCGCGTTTGTTACCATCACTGTCCCCAACATACGTTCGCTATTCCCAGCAGATTCCTGCTGCTGACACCACCAAAAGTGAACAATGTTATCGTTAAAACTGTGAAACTGTAATGGTCTTATGGGTAATAACTGACGGGGAATTAGCAACGCCTCGTCTCGTGTGTGAATTTTTGCTTGTTCCATTggtgtgttattatatatgtatgtataatgtgtgtgtgtgtgtgtgtatatatatatatatatattatatatatatatatatatatacacacacacacacaggagtggctgtgttgtaagtagcttgcttaccaaccacatagttccgggttcagtcccacagcatggcaccttaggcaagcgtcttctactatagcgtcgggccgactcTATAGTAGAagagtgatttggtagatggaaactgaaagaagcccgtcgtatatatatatgtgtgtgtgtgtgtccgcctccaacatcgcttgacaaccgatgctggtgtgtttacgtccctgtaacttagcggttcggcaaaagagactgataagtactaggcttataaagaataagtcctggggtcgatttgctcgactaaaggcggtgctccagcatggccgcagtcaaaatgactgaaacaagtaaagagagtaaaaaataaagagataatgtgtgtgaacacacacacataaacacacacacacacataaacacacacacacacacacacacatatatatatacaaacacatacacatactcacacgcgtacatatattcatacatataataatcTTTGTCTATGTTTATACCAGtttaaaatgtatgtttgtgctcTTATGCACCAAGCACCTGTATGTGAATATCTTTCGCGGTTAATGTACAAcctgacagatacacagacacacagacagacaaactgccgtttatatatagagagatgagaaCTTtaggacaaattggccaacagctggaattcaacttggggtcggaacaatagaatgattgcattacagaattaattctcatccgtccttGACCGCTGATCAAACACCACCTGGGCGTATAATTATTATAGACGTATTATAGTCATGATActtagctctctttagttttgggccacAGGCCCAATaagccctccgcaggagctagctttAAAATCCACACGGaatgcggcttttaagctagttattaataaatgagTTAAGCTAGTGATTAATGATTTGTTCGGAAGGTGGAGGTAAGGATGTAGAAATCACGGACTATCTAGCTTTCAGTGTCACTTTGTTAGTTGCGAAGTTGGGGCTGGTGATAAAACCAGTTGTAAGTTTCTCGGCAAAGTGGCAGCTAGATGCGGACCTAGTGgtttcctttatttcttccattttcctttcaTACTTTATTTAGAAGGCCATAAGCTCCTCTCCGCACCACTGATACTCGTATTTTCCTAAAGATTTGTAAGGGCCGACAGACTTTGGCAATGTGTCATTCCAGCTTTACGACGCTAAGGATGCGGTTCCAATAACGATTTGGATGGTCGATCGACCACATAACTGCCTCTTCGTTAGTCACGTGATTCTTTCGCTTGTTGGCATAATACCCTGGGTGGATCATGCAACTCCTTGTTAGTTTCCAGTGACTCCCTTATCGCCAGTGACACTCGTTTGCTCGAGGCAGGTGGTATTAacagacagtaaaaaaaaaaataattccaaaCTTTGCTTTCTCGTCTCCTAAGTGCTAAATATAGTTTTTGACGAACACGTTATTTTGCTCTTCTTATCTAATGTAAACATGCCAACTCTGTACTGTGCTTTatcataattttcggtttaaactGAACCCATTTCCTACGAATgcagtgcacacatacacacacacacacacacacacacacacacacaccacacacacacacacacacacacacaacacacacacacacacacacaccacacacacacacacacacacacacacatacatacatacacacacagtaacaaacacaatgtatgtataatatatatacatgaatatatattatacatataatatatatatatgtatgtatatatctgtgtgtgtgggggggtgtatacagagagagagagagagagagagagagagagggcgagagaagaGTGTTAGTATGTCTGTGGCTGGAAATAGAATAAAGCTCTTAGAAACTACCGAAAGCTCATCAATACTTTAGACACATTTCTTTTcgctttttctctcattctttctcctttttttgtttttaaacagaagaaataagtgccatttctaacaaaaataaatgaataaataaataaataataggcgcaggagtggctgtatggtaagtagcttgcttttagAGAAGCAGggggtcggcgggcgctttctgtcttccATCTTTATCATTTTTCTATCATAATCATTCGCCTCATCAATGAAGATACCTTATGTATGGGCTGCCTACATGGCaaatttaacgaaaaaaaaaaaatgaataaaagtaggttgcttaccaaccacatggttccgggttatttctcactgcgtggcaccttgggccgacgaaagctttgtgagtggatatggtagacggaaactgaaagaagctcgtcgtatatatatatatatatatatgtatgtatatatatatgtgtgtatgtatgtatgtatgtatgtatgtgtgtgtatttgtccacccacccacccaccatcatTTGATAACTAATGTTGTTGGGTTTATGTTctcataacttagcgtttcgggaaaagagactgatagaataagtactaggcttacaaagaataagtccaggggtcgatttgcttgactaaaggcggtactccagcatggccgcagtcaaatgactgaaacaagtaaaagagagtagagagAATAAATGACTTAAAAATATGACCTTGTTTAGTCAATTAGTGAGTGAATTTAATCGCTGAATCGATCAATCGATTCTTTCCTTCATAAACTGTTAACTGTAGCGTAAGTAGGTCACCTCTAATATCTTTTAGTGAATCTTTAATGAAGGGATCGTCACTTTGAAAGTTTATTCACCGATACTAG
Proteins encoded in this region:
- the LOC115222580 gene encoding uncharacterized protein LOC115222580; this translates as MTVTTVDTWNESKKTFASTPRKKSLNNLPIISERNVVTDTVKESGTKQCCPETKSKATKRYRFSKDDPDDSVACQRIIMEVMKERLVASKISALKGRLQMLTLMVNDCEEYLRQKEQLRLRQKQKKTILQIILVTVVISIILFIPFLYSQL